A single window of uncultured Methanospirillum sp. DNA harbors:
- a CDS encoding histone has translation MTAKKTDLPTAAVMRLAKANGAERVGADGAASILAFAEEYIAKLVREATKIASDAGRKTLKGEDVENASQTI, from the coding sequence GTGACTGCAAAGAAGACAGATCTGCCGACTGCTGCAGTTATGAGGCTCGCAAAAGCAAATGGAGCCGAAAGGGTTGGAGCAGATGGGGCCGCCTCAATTCTGGCGTTTGCAGAAGAATACATTGCAAAACTTGTCAGGGAAGCTACAAAAATTGCCTCTGATGCAGGACGAAAAACTCTCAAAGGGGAAGATGTCGAGAACGCATCTCAAACCATCTAA
- a CDS encoding DUF6198 family protein encodes MSGCVKRYFLLISGLFFMGLGISLITKSSLGTPPISSIPYVLCLIYPVTFGELTFIFSLLFLLGEILLLGRNFPKNQYPQVFVGFFLGLFVDLGMLIVSSIQPAQYLWQISILLIGCVILALGIYLQVTANVIMNPGEGLVQIIAVKTKIRFGLIKIIFDSLLVTGAIIISLIHFGTLNGIREGTVISAGLVGYIIILISAMMNKINFQAWLSK; translated from the coding sequence ATGTCAGGCTGTGTAAAACGATATTTTCTACTTATTTCTGGTCTTTTTTTTATGGGTCTTGGTATCAGCCTGATCACGAAATCATCACTGGGAACCCCGCCAATATCAAGCATACCATATGTACTCTGCCTGATATACCCGGTTACCTTCGGGGAACTTACCTTTATCTTCAGCCTGCTCTTCCTGCTTGGAGAGATCCTTCTGCTTGGAAGGAATTTTCCGAAAAATCAGTATCCGCAAGTGTTTGTAGGATTCTTTCTCGGTCTGTTTGTAGATCTCGGCATGCTCATCGTTTCATCAATACAACCGGCTCAATATCTCTGGCAGATCTCAATTTTGCTTATCGGATGTGTAATACTTGCCCTTGGCATTTATCTCCAGGTCACAGCAAACGTCATCATGAATCCAGGTGAGGGTCTTGTCCAGATCATTGCAGTCAAAACAAAGATAAGATTCGGTCTTATTAAGATCATTTTTGATTCCCTTCTTGTTACAGGAGCAATTATCATCTCACTAATACATTTTGGCACGCTGAATGGAATCAGAGAAGGAACAGTAATATCAGCCGGACTGGTGGGTTATATCATAATCCTGATAAGTGCAATGATGAATAAGATAAATTTTCAGGCCTGGCTGTCAAAATAA
- a CDS encoding ACT domain-containing protein, with the protein MTKTIITVLGRDTVGIIAKVCTYLASNQVNVEDISQTIVQGYFNMMMIVDTDHLQKPYSEMLTDLERLGDEIGVKIRCQREDIFTKMHRI; encoded by the coding sequence ATGACAAAAACAATAATCACCGTACTCGGCAGGGATACAGTCGGCATCATTGCAAAGGTCTGCACATATCTTGCCAGTAACCAGGTCAATGTCGAGGATATATCACAGACGATCGTACAGGGTTACTTCAATATGATGATGATCGTTGATACCGACCACTTACAAAAACCGTATTCTGAAATGCTAACAGACCTGGAAAGACTCGGCGACGAGATAGGGGTTAAAATCAGGTGTCAGCGTGAAGATATTTTTACGAAGATGCATCGAATCTGA
- a CDS encoding YbhB/YbcL family Raf kinase inhibitor-like protein, whose translation MHRCCPTDTDANIQDMPIHPLTVSLDYLELPNSATFQGGNISPAISLTGLEPGTVSIAVMVFNPFIKTCCSFTPWIIWNIAPLNRIPAGIPSGQIISFPISAVQGLNDYGETGYHGPEPSLGEMHRYQFRIYALDSMLTIPGGSSKDELISAMKGHVLQYGETVAISTG comes from the coding sequence ATGCACAGGTGCTGTCCGACAGATACAGATGCAAATATTCAGGATATGCCGATTCACCCATTGACTGTTTCACTTGATTATCTTGAACTTCCGAACTCTGCAACATTTCAAGGGGGAAACATATCACCTGCGATCTCACTTACCGGCCTTGAACCTGGTACCGTGTCCATTGCGGTCATGGTTTTCAATCCATTCATCAAGACATGTTGTTCGTTTACTCCATGGATTATATGGAATATTGCTCCATTAAACCGGATTCCTGCAGGTATTCCATCCGGACAGATAATTTCTTTTCCCATCTCTGCTGTTCAGGGACTAAATGATTATGGCGAGACCGGGTATCATGGACCAGAGCCTTCTTTGGGAGAGATGCATCGGTATCAATTCAGAATTTACGCTCTTGATTCCATGCTCACAATTCCCGGTGGATCGTCAAAGGATGAACTTATTTCAGCAATGAAGGGGCATGTATTACAGTACGGAGAGACTGTTGCGATCAGTACCGGATAA
- a CDS encoding tetratricopeptide repeat protein, producing the protein MKNHIIISAVLLVMAVFIAGVSAETVEDYMAKGAAFDNQQRYTQAIDSYDLALQLNASNLNAQFSKSLDLYKAKRLSESLVNFKKTTDLDPKNATAWYYQGKINEELGNKDDALDANNKARMLGYIV; encoded by the coding sequence ATGAAGAACCACATTATTATCAGTGCAGTACTGCTTGTCATGGCAGTTTTCATCGCCGGAGTCTCAGCAGAAACTGTAGAGGATTATATGGCAAAGGGTGCTGCTTTTGATAACCAGCAGCGGTACACCCAGGCAATTGACTCTTACGATCTCGCACTTCAACTGAACGCCTCCAATCTCAATGCACAATTTAGCAAATCACTTGATCTTTACAAGGCAAAACGTCTTTCTGAATCACTGGTTAATTTTAAGAAGACCACAGACCTTGATCCCAAGAATGCAACTGCATGGTATTACCAGGGCAAGATCAACGAGGAACTGGGCAACAAGGATGATGCCCTTGATGCAAACAATAAAGCCCGGATGCTCGGGTACATTGTATAA
- a CDS encoding PFL family protein has product MINILEVNETNKMIEQEKLDVRTITLGISLLDCADSDLKALNQKIYSKITRLAKNLVSTGKEIEREYGIPIVNTRISVTPIALIAGQACKSTGDFISVAKTLDKAALDMGVNFLGGYSAIVSKGMTTTDENLIRSIPMALAHTERVCSSVNIGSTKTGINMDAVKLMGTIVKETAEATKDNNSFGCTKLVIFCNAPDDNPFMAGSFHGISEADAVINVGVSGPGVVKHALEGVRGEDFEVLCETVKKTAFKVTRAGQLVAQAASERLGIPFGIIDLSLAPTPSVGDSVAEILEEMGLESVGAPGTTAALALLNDQVKKGGVMASSFVGGLSGAFIPVSEDQGMIDAVNRGALTLEKLEAMTCVCSVGLDMIAIPGSTPASTISGIIADEAAIGMINQKTTAVRLIPVIGKDVGEMVEFGGLLGHAPVQQVNKFGCSDFINRGGRIPAPIHSFRN; this is encoded by the coding sequence ATGATAAATATTCTTGAGGTCAATGAGACCAACAAAATGATTGAGCAGGAGAAGCTTGATGTGAGAACCATCACGCTTGGCATCAGTCTTCTCGACTGCGCTGATTCAGATCTTAAGGCCTTAAACCAGAAAATATATTCAAAAATAACCCGGTTGGCAAAAAACCTTGTCTCTACCGGAAAAGAGATCGAGCGTGAGTATGGAATACCAATAGTAAATACCAGGATTTCAGTAACACCGATTGCACTAATAGCAGGTCAGGCGTGCAAATCGACGGGTGATTTTATTTCAGTAGCAAAAACCCTGGATAAGGCTGCTCTTGATATGGGCGTAAACTTTCTTGGGGGCTATTCTGCTATTGTATCGAAGGGGATGACAACGACAGATGAGAATCTTATCCGTTCCATCCCAATGGCCTTAGCTCATACTGAAAGGGTCTGCAGTTCAGTAAATATCGGGTCGACAAAGACCGGTATCAATATGGATGCAGTAAAACTCATGGGCACCATCGTAAAGGAGACAGCAGAGGCTACTAAAGATAATAATTCATTTGGATGTACAAAACTTGTTATCTTCTGCAATGCTCCGGATGATAATCCATTCATGGCCGGATCATTTCATGGTATTTCAGAGGCCGATGCGGTCATTAACGTCGGTGTCAGCGGACCGGGGGTGGTCAAGCATGCACTTGAAGGAGTCAGAGGTGAAGACTTCGAGGTCCTTTGTGAGACTGTCAAGAAGACGGCCTTCAAGGTCACCCGTGCAGGCCAGCTCGTAGCACAGGCTGCTTCAGAACGGCTCGGTATCCCGTTCGGTATAATCGATCTCTCTCTTGCACCGACACCCTCGGTTGGGGATAGTGTAGCAGAGATCCTTGAGGAGATGGGACTTGAATCAGTCGGTGCACCTGGAACGACTGCCGCTCTTGCCCTTCTAAATGATCAGGTGAAGAAAGGAGGAGTCATGGCAAGTTCATTTGTCGGAGGTCTCAGTGGGGCGTTTATTCCGGTAAGCGAGGATCAGGGGATGATAGATGCCGTAAACCGAGGTGCCCTGACACTTGAAAAGCTGGAAGCAATGACCTGTGTATGCTCTGTCGGACTTGATATGATTGCAATCCCTGGATCTACACCTGCTTCAACAATATCCGGGATAATCGCTGATGAAGCGGCAATCGGTATGATCAACCAGAAAACTACCGCTGTACGGTTAATCCCGGTGATTGGAAAAGATGTCGGTGAGATGGTAGAGTTCGGCGGTCTTCTGGGGCATGCACCGGTCCAGCAGGTAAATAAGTTCGGATGTAGTGATTTCATCAATCGTGGTGGAAGGATTCCTGCTCCAATTCATAGCTTCAGAAATTAA
- a CDS encoding isochorismatase family protein → MKKVRILHIGDMQNGFINENGHLYVSGSKELISPTNQFLNTIKNTDFDYIFVVLDTHFAEEYLQSDEGKLFPIHCEFGTSDWDLSIEVPDLPHTYYILKNRFDMWSQRDETDIKIASLQRKTVYDSLFCVINNPLNPGSVIPRDEFISTICSEEPAKDIEVSMIGVASDYCIRFAMEGWLAIDAHVTIIRDLTKGIEKEIPEVVSEEKYRHYLPDRLRLVSSLKYLQELSEQ, encoded by the coding sequence ATGAAAAAGGTAAGAATACTACATATAGGCGATATGCAGAATGGTTTTATAAATGAAAATGGACATTTATACGTATCAGGTTCAAAGGAACTTATTTCTCCGACAAATCAATTCCTCAATACGATAAAAAACACTGACTTTGATTACATCTTTGTCGTACTTGACACTCATTTTGCAGAGGAATATCTCCAGTCTGATGAAGGGAAACTGTTTCCAATCCACTGTGAATTCGGGACATCAGACTGGGATTTATCGATAGAGGTTCCGGACCTTCCACATACATACTACATATTAAAAAACAGGTTTGACATGTGGAGTCAAAGAGATGAGACAGATATCAAAATAGCATCTCTACAGAGAAAGACTGTATACGATTCACTGTTTTGTGTTATTAACAACCCATTGAATCCCGGATCTGTAATTCCTCGTGATGAATTTATCTCTACCATATGTTCTGAGGAACCTGCAAAGGATATCGAGGTGAGTATGATTGGAGTTGCTTCAGATTACTGTATCAGGTTTGCGATGGAAGGATGGCTTGCAATTGACGCACATGTAACAATTATTAGGGACCTGACAAAAGGGATAGAAAAAGAGATACCTGAAGTTGTTAGTGAGGAAAAATATCGCCACTATCTTCCAGACAGACTCCGGTTGGTTTCAAGTCTCAAATATCTTCAGGAATTATCTGAGCAATAA
- the clpB gene encoding ATP-dependent chaperone ClpB: MNFNNFTLKSQEAVQKAMEIAAAKQNQAIENAHLLKGILIVDENVTPYLLKKLNINLDTLTRSLDRIVDSYPKVSGGEQYLSQDTNRAFQRSTALSQEFKDEFVSIEHLLLGIISVNDPTSRLLKENGVTEKDLKIAIQNLRKGSTVQSQTAEETYNALNQYAKNLNDLAGRGKLDPVIGRDEEIRRVLQILSRRTKNNPILIGEPGVGKTAIAEGLAHRIIDGDVPDNLKTKQLFSLDMGALIAGAKYKGEFEERLKSVIKEVVSAEGEIILFIDEIHTLVGAGASEGAMDAANILKPALSRGELHVIGATTLKEYQRYFEKDKALERRFQPVMVDEPDMPDAISILRGIKEKYETHHHVRIKDEAIIAAVELSQRYISERFLPDKAIDLIDEAASKLRLEINSVPEELEMIERRIRQLEIEREAIKREKDQEKLNSLNEEIGNFTEERNRLKAKWQSEKDIVEQIQQQKNEIETLKFEAESANRNGDLGRVAEIRYGLIPGIEKNIETLKGKLTDLQKDSAMVNEEVDAEEIAEVVSRWTGIPVSRMLQSEKQKLLTLESELHKRVVGQDEAIGAVSDAIRRSRAGLQDTKRPIGSFIFLGTTGVGKTELAKALAEFLFNNENSMVRIDMSEYQERHTVSRLVGAPPGYVGYEESGQLTEAVRRKPYSVVLLDEIEKAHPDVFNILLQVLDDGRLTDNKGRTVDFKNTIIIMTSNIGSHIIQENLEHVTDLNREEIFDRTREQIMDLLKKIIRPEFLNRIDEVIMFKPLTRDEIETVVKLQIGLIQKMLEKNDVRFVATDQAVRFIADRGFDPQFGARPIKRIIQKNLLNELSKMILEGRVTKEKEIVVDEKNGSLVFSNN; the protein is encoded by the coding sequence ATGAACTTCAACAATTTTACCCTAAAATCGCAGGAGGCCGTTCAAAAGGCCATGGAGATCGCGGCAGCAAAACAGAATCAGGCAATTGAGAATGCACATCTGCTGAAAGGGATACTGATAGTTGATGAGAATGTTACTCCATACCTCCTGAAAAAACTCAACATTAATCTTGATACTCTCACCCGGTCACTTGACCGTATTGTTGATTCATATCCCAAGGTTAGTGGCGGTGAGCAGTACCTCTCACAGGATACAAACAGGGCCTTCCAGAGATCGACTGCTCTCTCCCAGGAGTTCAAGGATGAATTTGTCTCCATAGAGCATCTGCTTCTCGGAATTATATCTGTGAATGATCCTACTTCACGACTGCTCAAAGAGAACGGGGTAACAGAGAAAGATCTGAAGATAGCAATCCAAAATCTGCGTAAAGGTTCAACTGTACAAAGTCAGACTGCTGAAGAGACCTACAATGCTCTGAATCAGTATGCTAAAAACCTGAATGACCTTGCCGGTAGAGGAAAGTTAGATCCTGTTATCGGCCGCGATGAAGAGATACGCAGAGTGCTTCAGATCCTCTCCCGGAGAACAAAGAACAACCCGATTCTGATAGGAGAACCGGGTGTAGGAAAGACTGCGATTGCAGAAGGTCTTGCACATAGGATCATCGATGGTGATGTCCCTGACAACCTGAAGACCAAACAGCTCTTCTCACTTGATATGGGCGCCCTGATTGCAGGTGCAAAATACAAAGGGGAATTTGAAGAACGACTCAAGAGCGTTATCAAGGAGGTGGTGTCAGCGGAGGGTGAGATCATCCTGTTCATCGATGAGATACACACCCTTGTCGGGGCAGGTGCCAGTGAAGGAGCAATGGATGCTGCAAACATCCTGAAACCAGCTCTATCCAGAGGTGAGCTTCATGTGATCGGTGCAACAACCCTTAAAGAATACCAACGGTATTTTGAGAAGGATAAAGCACTAGAACGTCGGTTTCAGCCGGTCATGGTTGATGAGCCTGATATGCCTGATGCCATCTCTATACTTCGTGGAATCAAGGAGAAGTACGAGACACATCATCATGTAAGGATAAAAGATGAGGCGATCATCGCAGCAGTCGAACTCTCACAACGGTACATCTCTGAACGATTCCTTCCGGATAAAGCAATAGATCTCATCGATGAGGCGGCATCAAAACTCCGTCTCGAGATCAACTCAGTTCCTGAAGAACTTGAGATGATTGAGCGGAGAATCCGTCAGCTTGAGATCGAGCGTGAAGCCATCAAACGGGAGAAGGACCAGGAAAAACTGAACTCCCTGAATGAGGAGATCGGAAATTTTACCGAAGAGCGAAACCGGCTGAAAGCAAAGTGGCAGTCAGAAAAGGATATTGTAGAACAGATACAGCAGCAGAAGAATGAGATTGAAACTCTGAAGTTCGAGGCAGAGAGTGCAAATCGGAACGGTGATCTCGGCAGAGTGGCTGAGATCAGGTACGGCCTCATTCCTGGAATCGAGAAGAATATCGAGACATTGAAAGGTAAACTCACCGATCTGCAGAAAGATTCTGCGATGGTGAACGAAGAGGTTGATGCAGAAGAGATTGCCGAGGTGGTCTCACGCTGGACCGGGATTCCGGTTAGCAGGATGCTCCAGAGCGAGAAGCAGAAGCTTCTCACCCTTGAATCAGAACTGCATAAACGCGTTGTCGGTCAGGATGAGGCGATCGGTGCTGTCTCTGATGCTATCCGCAGGAGCCGTGCAGGTCTTCAGGATACGAAACGTCCGATAGGCTCTTTCATCTTTCTTGGCACAACCGGTGTCGGGAAGACAGAACTTGCCAAAGCTCTCGCAGAGTTTCTCTTCAACAATGAGAACAGTATGGTTCGCATTGACATGTCTGAGTACCAGGAGCGTCATACCGTCTCGAGGCTTGTCGGAGCGCCGCCTGGTTATGTAGGTTATGAGGAGAGCGGTCAGCTGACCGAAGCAGTGAGGAGAAAGCCATACTCAGTAGTCCTACTAGATGAGATTGAGAAAGCCCATCCAGATGTTTTCAATATCCTGCTCCAGGTTCTTGATGATGGCCGTCTCACAGACAACAAAGGTCGAACTGTTGACTTCAAAAATACCATCATTATAATGACCTCAAACATCGGGTCTCACATCATCCAGGAAAATCTAGAGCATGTCACTGATCTGAACCGGGAGGAAATATTTGACAGGACCAGAGAACAGATCATGGATCTCCTGAAAAAGATAATCAGACCCGAGTTTCTTAATCGGATCGATGAAGTCATCATGTTCAAACCCCTTACCAGGGACGAGATCGAGACTGTAGTGAAACTACAGATTGGGCTTATCCAGAAGATGTTGGAGAAGAATGATGTCAGATTTGTAGCAACTGATCAGGCGGTCAGGTTTATTGCAGACCGCGGTTTTGATCCACAGTTTGGGGCCAGACCTATCAAACGAATAATTCAGAAGAATCTGCTTAACGAACTCTCTAAAATGATCCTGGAAGGAAGAGTGACAAAGGAGAAGGAGATCGTGGTTGATGAAAAGAACGGATCTCTGGTCTTCTCAAATAATTAA
- a CDS encoding PAS domain S-box protein, with protein sequence MTQSPLSILYVDDEPLLRVATTEYLKKYQMIVDTASSGPEALILIEKNRYDAIVSDYQMPGMNGIELLRTIRSRSDIPFILFTGRGREDVVIEAIENGADFFLQKGGRPTPQFTELTHKVRTAVQRRRDATLLSENELKFKLLIQNSSDIIRILNKDGVIVFDSPSSSQILGYPEGYFIGRRAFDFIHYDDQKYVISDFQDVLNMTNTHTPTEYRIRKADGSYLFVESIGSNLLGVAGIDGIITTTHSVQNLKTAEYEIRKMADDLSSAYEELAKSEEELRQNYHILKVREEALAKSEERFRSMAERSSDLIILLDTKFSPSYVSPSSRLITGYDPEELIDLKDLFSRVLFLESSDDFMAGVKKASHGEPVENLELQIQKKDRNLGYVSLNIVPSFVDDVLTGVQISIRDITRAKQSELQLRESEEKFRTLVEYSLDGTLILDPIGNIRFASTAAAEMVGADHPDEIIGKINVMELVAPESIDDVINDFKNVASGIDGYIARYKIITMKQEIRWFESVGKTIFFQNLPSILISIRDITSKKQTEDALQRASDDMEQIIRNMSSAFIIWESVFDEMGTFVSFRFGYFNDAYAEITALNLEEVRGKDIFEVWPGTDQSWVNIYRSVATTGIPRVFEKYHEPTRRWYHCNAYRPSDSPERVCVIFSDITEQRADKSAFEALVRSMVESTGIESLSLITDTISSWLDADCVLIGEVQQDIDSVHVLAMHLDRMPVQDFRYTFKGSPCESVIKNGFSVYPDEVASHFPDDKDLTDLNIKGYLGTPLYNSAGEAFGILCILFRKPITVSDSLREIIDIIAVKAAAEIERAHIEQELVTSKNLLNEAMSMAKLAVWEYDSETNRFTFNDRFYVLYGTTAEREGGYQMTADRYVREFVHPNDFELVRSEVGKVMDTTNPSYISHLEHRIIRRDGSTRSISVRVAVTRDSSGKPIKTHGVNQDITERKEAEERTQRANKQLNLLTNITRHDILNNVSIGHIYLDSFLESCTDPVLSDNLEKVRHSIEAIQSQIEFTRIYQDLGSHEPQWIRLMKTIPFSSVPDSVTLTANIKEVSVFANPMLSAVFLNLLDNSIRHGERVTRIRVMTYEFENNLIIQWEDNGIGIVTEDKEKIFKRGFGKNTGIGLFLVREILAFTSITIREIGETGRGARFEIIVPSGSFRRTEEE encoded by the coding sequence ATGACACAGTCTCCCCTTTCAATCCTTTACGTCGATGATGAACCATTGTTGCGAGTTGCGACTACAGAATACCTGAAAAAATACCAGATGATTGTGGATACAGCATCATCCGGCCCGGAAGCACTTATCTTAATTGAGAAAAACCGGTACGATGCGATAGTTTCTGATTATCAGATGCCAGGTATGAACGGGATAGAACTCTTGCGGACAATCAGGAGCAGATCTGATATACCGTTCATTCTCTTCACAGGAAGGGGTAGAGAAGATGTTGTCATTGAAGCAATTGAGAATGGAGCCGACTTTTTTCTTCAGAAAGGAGGTCGTCCTACTCCACAATTCACCGAACTTACTCATAAGGTCAGAACTGCTGTTCAACGAAGAAGGGATGCCACACTACTTTCTGAAAATGAACTGAAATTCAAGTTGCTTATTCAGAATTCATCGGATATTATCAGAATTCTTAATAAAGATGGAGTTATCGTCTTTGATTCTCCTTCCTCATCACAGATTCTGGGATACCCGGAAGGATATTTTATCGGACGTAGGGCCTTTGATTTCATTCATTACGATGATCAGAAATATGTCATTTCAGATTTCCAGGATGTTCTGAATATGACCAATACTCATACCCCGACTGAGTACAGGATTCGGAAGGCAGATGGGAGTTATCTCTTTGTCGAATCGATAGGATCAAATCTCCTGGGTGTTGCAGGTATCGATGGAATAATCACCACTACTCACTCAGTTCAGAATCTGAAGACGGCCGAATATGAGATCAGGAAGATGGCTGACGATCTCTCTTCTGCATATGAGGAACTAGCAAAAAGTGAAGAGGAACTCAGGCAAAATTACCATATCCTAAAAGTCCGTGAAGAAGCCCTTGCAAAGAGTGAAGAGCGTTTCAGAAGTATGGCCGAGCGGTCATCTGATCTGATTATTCTTCTTGATACCAAGTTTTCTCCTTCATATGTATCTCCATCATCCAGGTTGATCACCGGTTATGATCCTGAGGAACTGATAGATCTGAAAGATCTATTCTCCAGGGTACTGTTTTTAGAGAGTTCTGATGACTTTATGGCCGGTGTAAAAAAGGCATCTCATGGCGAACCTGTAGAGAATCTGGAACTACAGATCCAGAAAAAAGATAGAAATTTGGGCTATGTAAGTCTGAATATCGTACCTTCATTTGTAGATGATGTTCTTACCGGAGTTCAAATCTCTATCAGAGATATTACCCGTGCCAAACAATCAGAACTACAACTCCGGGAAAGTGAAGAGAAGTTCAGAACCCTGGTTGAATACTCGCTGGATGGCACACTGATTCTTGATCCAATAGGTAACATAAGATTTGCATCAACTGCTGCTGCAGAGATGGTTGGAGCTGACCACCCTGATGAGATCATCGGAAAGATAAACGTCATGGAGTTAGTTGCTCCTGAGTCTATTGATGATGTAATAAATGATTTTAAGAACGTCGCAAGCGGTATTGATGGATATATTGCACGGTACAAGATCATAACGATGAAGCAGGAGATTCGATGGTTTGAGAGTGTCGGAAAAACTATCTTCTTTCAGAATCTACCGTCAATTCTCATCTCTATACGTGATATCACTTCAAAAAAGCAGACTGAAGATGCACTGCAGAGGGCGTCAGATGATATGGAGCAGATTATCAGGAACATGAGTTCTGCTTTCATCATATGGGAGTCTGTTTTTGATGAGATGGGTACTTTTGTCAGCTTCAGATTTGGGTACTTTAATGATGCCTATGCAGAGATCACCGCTTTGAATCTGGAAGAAGTCAGAGGAAAAGATATCTTTGAAGTATGGCCCGGAACCGATCAGAGTTGGGTGAATATCTACAGGTCTGTGGCAACAACCGGGATTCCCCGAGTTTTTGAGAAGTACCATGAACCCACCAGACGATGGTATCACTGCAATGCGTACCGTCCATCTGATTCTCCGGAGCGTGTCTGTGTTATCTTTAGTGATATTACAGAGCAGAGGGCTGATAAGTCAGCATTTGAAGCACTGGTACGGAGTATGGTCGAGAGCACCGGTATCGAATCACTTTCTCTTATCACTGACACCATCAGTTCCTGGCTTGATGCAGATTGCGTCCTGATCGGTGAAGTTCAGCAGGATATAGATAGTGTACATGTTTTAGCAATGCATCTTGACAGGATGCCGGTCCAAGATTTCAGATATACATTCAAAGGGTCTCCTTGTGAAAGTGTTATCAAAAATGGCTTCAGTGTCTATCCGGATGAAGTTGCCTCGCATTTTCCCGATGATAAGGATCTCACAGATCTCAATATTAAAGGCTATCTTGGTACACCCTTGTATAATTCAGCAGGTGAAGCTTTTGGAATCCTCTGCATTTTATTCAGGAAACCTATTACGGTCTCTGACTCTCTACGGGAGATTATTGATATCATTGCCGTAAAAGCAGCAGCAGAGATAGAACGTGCCCATATTGAGCAGGAACTTGTGACAAGTAAAAATCTGCTCAACGAAGCAATGAGTATGGCAAAACTTGCAGTATGGGAGTATGATTCAGAAACAAACCGCTTCACCTTCAATGATCGGTTTTATGTATTATATGGAACAACTGCAGAGCGCGAAGGCGGATACCAAATGACTGCAGATCGATATGTCCGCGAGTTTGTCCATCCCAATGATTTTGAGCTTGTCAGGAGTGAAGTTGGAAAAGTGATGGATACTACAAATCCTTCATATATATCACATCTTGAACACCGGATTATTCGGAGAGATGGCTCTACTCGATCTATATCTGTCAGAGTTGCGGTCACAAGAGATTCATCAGGAAAACCCATCAAGACACATGGCGTAAACCAGGACATCACTGAACGCAAAGAGGCTGAAGAAAGGACGCAGAGGGCTAACAAGCAGCTTAATCTCCTTACAAACATCACCAGACATGATATCCTCAATAATGTTTCGATAGGCCACATTTACCTTGATTCTTTCCTTGAATCATGTACTGATCCAGTACTTAGTGATAATCTGGAGAAAGTTCGACATTCAATCGAAGCAATCCAGTCACAGATAGAATTTACCAGGATTTATCAGGATCTCGGTTCTCATGAGCCACAATGGATCAGGCTAATGAAAACTATTCCATTTTCATCTGTTCCTGATTCGGTCACCCTTACTGCTAATATCAAAGAAGTTTCTGTCTTTGCCAATCCCATGTTGAGTGCAGTCTTCTTAAATCTTCTGGATAATTCGATCAGACATGGTGAGAGGGTAACCAGAATCAGAGTCATGACATATGAATTTGAAAATAATCTGATTATACAATGGGAAGATAACGGAATCGGAATCGTCACTGAAGATAAGGAAAAGATCTTTAAACGGGGGTTTGGAAAGAATACTGGTATTGGATTATTTCTTGTCCGGGAAATTCTTGCATTTACTTCAATTACTATCAGAGAGATCGGGGAAACTGGCAGGGGTGCACGGTTTGAAATAATCGTGCCCTCGGGGTCATTCCGAAGAACTGAAGAGGAGTAA